A genome region from Defluviimonas aquaemixtae includes the following:
- a CDS encoding ImcF-related family protein — translation MAGRDGKSGKPTTGRGGPAASAASPEPYESRARPVLDFAAGLATEARPDAARQVERAAILLDRFSDALRRAGVGASTIPPARYALALIVDQRARSNRRLDIRTWSAAAHRHLFDGRDLSVARLEEFIRRAEAAGPDFDAVRAFLGTCLARLEDKRRHFDRSTGPNWTGIALVLIGGFMLAVAGWAAYVEWRYHRDLAQAFASEALEIGLDRQGEVPDLAGRLDRLDAAAGRVETQAERAPLSLFAGALGFDAAARAWESYDDALARHLPGVLARALDTAIATEGENVALYDDLRAWRVLSGQDDWSPAYLAGWSADRADEGLGLEGLSPHVARLARPSRPLPPPDPELLDQARDFAAQAGEAERAFLELRRSTSVAALPGWRASDAVPGIDQLLLRRSGLPMSRPIPGLYTAGGWALARDREAGLAVQGARDAAVRIFDAELPAEIDAPDRVMTLLQRATLAQWRTYVADLRVRPFSDPDNAVFISGRLALSPSPLEAFLRAVWNEAGGTDRQRPHALQLSVATEFGPMIQYVEQGRMREISALFAALNVALGAMDRDEEAGLQRLMTIQDRAASIAALRQAPLVVVQIVEDVLAQTSAAHADLMTNPLTRAWQSEVLPLCQEAVEGRYPFADGPDADLAAVSRLLGPGGAVERYFRARAEPYVDTNAALWRWKPEARFAGLAPESAAFFQRARAISEGLFAPDGRLGTAMALSALAERGRAFIAVGGAGGPVETRTDSLSLDWPGAAAESGVQVTFETPEGAAEMAGPGPWGLFRLLDPVRLRERDEGRRYLVDLRAGGGRLFLEIGFDRAENPLSRRRLLDGFTCPPVL, via the coding sequence ATGGCCGGGCGTGATGGCAAGTCTGGCAAGCCGACGACAGGGCGCGGAGGGCCGGCAGCCAGCGCGGCCTCGCCCGAGCCCTACGAGAGCCGCGCCCGGCCGGTTCTGGACTTCGCGGCCGGGCTCGCGACAGAGGCGCGGCCCGATGCGGCGCGGCAGGTCGAGCGCGCCGCAATCCTCTTGGACCGGTTCAGCGATGCGCTCAGGCGGGCGGGCGTCGGGGCGTCGACGATACCGCCTGCGCGATACGCGCTGGCTTTGATCGTCGATCAGCGGGCCCGGTCAAACCGCCGCCTCGACATCCGGACATGGTCGGCAGCCGCGCACAGGCACCTCTTCGACGGGCGAGACCTGTCGGTTGCTCGGCTCGAAGAGTTCATCCGGCGGGCCGAGGCTGCAGGGCCGGACTTTGACGCGGTCCGCGCGTTCCTTGGGACCTGCCTCGCGCGGCTGGAGGACAAGCGGCGGCATTTCGACCGCTCCACCGGGCCGAACTGGACCGGGATCGCTCTGGTCTTGATCGGAGGCTTCATGCTCGCCGTCGCCGGATGGGCGGCCTATGTCGAATGGCGCTATCATCGCGACTTGGCGCAAGCCTTCGCGTCCGAGGCGCTTGAGATTGGGCTTGACCGGCAGGGCGAGGTTCCCGACCTCGCGGGTCGCCTCGACCGGCTCGACGCGGCGGCCGGGCGCGTGGAGACGCAGGCGGAGAGGGCGCCGCTTTCGCTGTTCGCGGGCGCCTTGGGCTTCGACGCTGCGGCGCGCGCGTGGGAAAGCTACGACGACGCGCTGGCGCGCCACTTGCCGGGGGTGCTCGCCCGGGCGCTCGATACAGCGATCGCGACCGAGGGCGAAAACGTCGCGCTATACGACGACCTGCGCGCATGGCGGGTTCTGTCGGGGCAGGACGATTGGTCGCCCGCTTATCTCGCCGGGTGGTCCGCCGACCGCGCGGACGAGGGGCTGGGCCTTGAGGGGCTTTCACCGCACGTGGCCCGCCTGGCTCGGCCGTCAAGACCCCTGCCCCCGCCCGATCCCGAGCTTCTCGACCAGGCGCGCGACTTCGCGGCACAGGCGGGCGAGGCCGAGCGCGCCTTTCTGGAGCTGCGCCGGTCCACTTCCGTCGCTGCGCTGCCCGGCTGGCGCGCCTCCGACGCGGTGCCGGGGATAGACCAACTCCTCCTCCGCCGCTCGGGCCTGCCGATGAGCCGACCGATCCCGGGGCTTTACACCGCCGGGGGCTGGGCGCTCGCCCGCGACCGCGAGGCGGGGCTTGCCGTCCAGGGCGCCCGCGATGCGGCCGTGCGGATCTTCGATGCGGAGCTTCCAGCCGAGATCGATGCCCCGGACCGGGTGATGACGCTTCTGCAACGCGCCACGCTTGCCCAATGGAGGACCTATGTCGCCGATCTGAGAGTCCGGCCCTTCTCGGACCCCGATAACGCGGTCTTCATTTCGGGGCGGCTCGCGCTATCGCCCTCGCCGCTCGAAGCGTTTCTGCGGGCGGTGTGGAACGAGGCAGGCGGCACCGACCGCCAGCGTCCCCATGCGCTGCAACTGTCGGTCGCGACCGAGTTCGGGCCAATGATCCAGTATGTCGAGCAGGGCCGGATGCGCGAGATTTCGGCACTTTTCGCCGCGCTCAACGTGGCGCTTGGCGCGATGGACCGCGATGAGGAGGCGGGGCTTCAGCGGCTGATGACTATCCAGGACCGCGCGGCCTCCATCGCCGCGCTGCGGCAAGCGCCGCTTGTCGTCGTGCAAATCGTGGAGGATGTGCTTGCCCAGACCAGCGCGGCGCATGCCGATCTGATGACCAACCCGCTCACGCGCGCCTGGCAGTCCGAAGTTCTGCCCTTGTGCCAGGAGGCGGTCGAGGGTCGCTATCCGTTCGCCGACGGTCCTGACGCCGATCTTGCTGCGGTCTCTCGGCTGCTTGGCCCTGGCGGCGCCGTCGAGCGTTATTTCCGCGCCCGCGCGGAACCTTACGTCGACACGAATGCCGCTCTATGGCGCTGGAAGCCCGAGGCGCGCTTTGCCGGGCTCGCGCCCGAAAGCGCCGCCTTCTTCCAGCGCGCGCGTGCAATCAGCGAGGGTCTGTTCGCGCCGGACGGGCGCTTGGGCACGGCGATGGCGCTGTCGGCGCTGGCAGAGCGCGGGCGCGCGTTTATCGCGGTCGGCGGCGCGGGCGGGCCGGTCGAGACGCGCACCGATAGTCTCAGCCTCGACTGGCCGGGCGCGGCGGCCGAAAGCGGCGTGCAGGTGACCTTCGAAACGCCCGAAGGCGCGGCCGAAATGGCCGGACCCGGGCCATGGGGATTGTTCCGCCTTCTCGATCCGGTTCGCCTGCGCGAACGCGACGAGGGGCGCCGCTACCTTGTCGATCTGCGCGCGGGCGGGGGGCGGCTGTTTCTCGAGATCGGGTTCGACAGGGCCGAGAATCCGCTGTCGCGGCGCCGGCTACTCGACGGCTTCACCTGCCCACCGGTTCTGTAG
- a CDS encoding type VI secretion system Vgr family protein: protein MPTDREITVSVPAFGDKVAFARMEGHDEISQTFRYALSVVSDDLDLKAADVLGTQATITVTGDPERHFNGFVAEFALTDIRDEKAHYRLTLVPWLWFLSLKADNRIFQNQSVVDIVEAVFGDYPEAQVEKRLKSSYPPRDYCVQYGESDLTFVQRLLEHEGMFYFFEHADGEHRLILADDNTTMKPAPRAKTLSYESDSRISFKEGDFITAWLPASAVRSGKYAHTDYDFLKPSSDLMAKASSPLGHKQDAAEQYHYPGNYIEHGRGDDLSAIRLEELQSPHRRIAAAGTARPLWSGRSFTLELFPREEENDSYIVLRADYELWDAQYRTGQAPGDQGYAVSLRLAPASLPYRPERLTPKPVMKGPQTAVVVGPGGEEIFTDEYARVKVQFHWDRLGGRDENTTCFIRVSQTWAGAGWGFIQIPRIGQEVIVDFLEGDPDQPIITGRVYNAEQMPPYGLPGNATQSGWKSNSSPGGGGWNELRFEDKKGSEEVYFQAEKDHNELVKNNEARTIGNDFAEDVGHDAQQSVGNDRTESVGNDKSTSVGNNRTVSIGVDDTETVGSNRSLTVGSNETIGIGANSTETIGQNHSQSVGINQSISVTAARMVTVGATETKAVGLAQTIGVGNKRSVTVGAAQSHNIVADDSWSVGSNQTIQIASNQSLSVGGGQTNKIGKDQASEIGGSQATKVGKDEALEVAAKMGVKVGASYALDVADEIAIKCGSSAIVMKSDGTITIEGKDITIKGSGKINVKAGGEITMKGSKINQN, encoded by the coding sequence GTGCCAACGGACCGCGAAATCACCGTTTCCGTCCCCGCCTTCGGCGACAAGGTCGCGTTTGCCCGGATGGAGGGACATGACGAGATCAGCCAGACCTTCCGCTACGCGCTTTCCGTGGTTAGCGACGACCTAGACCTAAAGGCCGCCGACGTGCTCGGGACACAGGCGACGATTACCGTGACCGGCGACCCGGAGCGACATTTCAATGGGTTCGTCGCCGAGTTTGCGCTGACCGACATCCGCGACGAGAAGGCGCACTACCGCCTTACGCTCGTGCCCTGGCTGTGGTTCCTGTCACTCAAGGCAGACAACCGGATCTTTCAGAACCAAAGCGTGGTGGACATCGTCGAAGCGGTGTTCGGCGACTATCCCGAGGCGCAGGTCGAGAAGCGCCTGAAATCCTCTTACCCGCCGCGCGACTATTGTGTGCAGTACGGGGAAAGCGACCTCACCTTCGTGCAGCGGCTTCTCGAACATGAAGGCATGTTCTACTTCTTCGAGCATGCCGACGGCGAGCACAGACTGATACTGGCCGACGACAACACGACGATGAAACCCGCACCGCGCGCCAAGACCCTGTCTTACGAATCCGACAGCCGGATCAGCTTCAAGGAGGGTGATTTCATCACCGCATGGCTGCCGGCGAGCGCGGTCAGAAGTGGAAAATACGCCCATACCGACTATGACTTCCTGAAACCGTCCTCGGACCTCATGGCGAAGGCCTCTTCTCCCCTTGGTCACAAACAGGACGCAGCCGAGCAATATCACTATCCCGGCAACTACATCGAGCATGGGCGCGGCGACGACCTGTCAGCGATCCGGCTCGAGGAGTTGCAGTCACCGCACCGGCGCATCGCAGCGGCGGGCACGGCGCGGCCGCTCTGGTCGGGGCGGAGCTTTACGCTGGAGTTGTTCCCGCGCGAGGAGGAGAACGACAGCTACATCGTCCTGCGCGCCGACTACGAGCTTTGGGACGCGCAGTACCGGACCGGGCAGGCCCCGGGCGATCAGGGCTATGCTGTGAGCCTGCGCCTCGCGCCCGCGAGCCTGCCGTACCGGCCAGAGCGTTTGACGCCGAAACCGGTGATGAAGGGGCCGCAGACCGCCGTCGTTGTGGGGCCGGGCGGCGAGGAGATCTTCACAGACGAGTATGCCCGCGTGAAAGTGCAGTTCCACTGGGACCGGCTGGGCGGTCGCGACGAGAATACTACCTGCTTCATCCGGGTCAGCCAGACGTGGGCAGGCGCGGGCTGGGGCTTCATCCAGATCCCGCGCATCGGGCAGGAGGTGATCGTCGATTTCCTCGAAGGCGACCCCGACCAGCCGATCATCACGGGGCGGGTTTACAATGCCGAACAGATGCCGCCCTACGGGCTGCCCGGCAACGCGACACAATCAGGCTGGAAGTCGAATTCCTCGCCCGGCGGCGGCGGCTGGAACGAGTTGAGGTTCGAGGACAAGAAGGGCTCGGAAGAGGTCTATTTCCAAGCGGAAAAAGATCACAATGAGCTGGTCAAGAACAACGAGGCGCGCACAATAGGCAATGACTTTGCCGAAGACGTGGGCCACGACGCTCAGCAGTCGGTGGGTAACGACCGGACAGAAAGCGTCGGGAACGACAAGTCGACGAGCGTAGGCAACAACCGCACCGTTTCCATCGGCGTCGACGATACCGAAACGGTCGGCTCCAACCGGTCGCTTACCGTGGGGTCGAACGAGACAATCGGGATCGGCGCCAACTCCACGGAAACGATCGGGCAGAACCACTCGCAATCGGTAGGGATCAACCAGTCGATCTCGGTCACCGCCGCCCGGATGGTCACGGTGGGCGCGACCGAGACGAAGGCGGTCGGGCTCGCGCAGACGATTGGCGTCGGCAACAAGCGGAGCGTCACCGTGGGCGCGGCGCAGAGTCACAATATCGTCGCCGACGACAGCTGGTCGGTCGGGTCGAACCAGACGATCCAGATCGCATCGAACCAGTCCCTGAGCGTGGGCGGCGGCCAGACGAACAAGATCGGCAAGGACCAGGCGTCCGAGATCGGCGGCAGCCAGGCCACCAAGGTCGGCAAGGACGAGGCGCTGGAGGTGGCGGCCAAGATGGGCGTGAAGGTCGGGGCAAGCTATGCGCTCGATGTCGCCGACGAAATCGCGATCAAGTGCGGTTCATCGGCGATTGTGATGAAGAGCGACGGAACGATCACGATCGAAGGCAAGGACATCACCATCAAGGGGTCGGGCAAGATCAACGTCAAGGCGGGCGGCGAGATAACTATGAAAGGCTCGAAGATCAACCAGAACTAG
- the tagF gene encoding type VI secretion system-associated protein TagF: MSGELLSPPAPGFFGKIPSTGDFVSRGLPDVFRQRWDAWVTRHLAPILRDVRQWPEDGLRFRLASGGRVVAGVVLAGADSAGRAFPLSLLLIGDNLGTPDKLDKWCDAALASARSVLEDGGDAERLWAALGAIDPPGQGGREEEAMLVWTKEVAPEACAPDDPGPLLDRLIGHRP, encoded by the coding sequence GTGTCCGGAGAGCTTCTGAGCCCGCCCGCGCCGGGCTTTTTCGGCAAGATCCCGTCCACGGGCGACTTCGTTTCACGCGGTCTGCCGGACGTCTTCCGTCAGCGCTGGGACGCCTGGGTGACGCGCCACCTCGCGCCCATCTTGCGCGACGTCAGGCAGTGGCCGGAAGACGGCCTGCGCTTCCGGCTCGCCTCGGGCGGGCGGGTGGTGGCGGGCGTGGTGCTTGCCGGCGCCGACAGCGCGGGGCGGGCCTTTCCCCTCAGCCTTCTCCTCATCGGGGACAATCTGGGAACGCCGGACAAGCTCGACAAGTGGTGCGATGCCGCGCTGGCGTCGGCACGCTCCGTCCTCGAGGACGGCGGGGACGCGGAACGCCTCTGGGCCGCCCTTGGCGCGATAGATCCTCCTGGGCAGGGGGGACGGGAAGAGGAGGCGATGCTCGTCTGGACGAAGGAAGTTGCGCCGGAAGCCTGCGCGCCCGACGATCCTGGCCCGCTGCTCGACCGCCTGATCGGACATCGGCCCTAG
- the tssM gene encoding type VI secretion system membrane subunit TssM — MRLLKAIFGFLISRRFWTFVGVVILCMLVWLFGPLVSVGETAPLADERVRLIVIGVIVILWLLSILIALIRAARRNQMFVTELAQPQPVAEPTAGEANVAEVSTKFQSVLSQMKRSKLGGRKFLRDMPWYLMIGPPGTGKTTALKQSGLHFPIDLSDDIKGVGGTRNCDWFFTDEAVLVDTAGRYVQQASDPEVDAAEWNGFLDMLKKHRGRRALNGVIVALSLRELLGPEAPLQAHGREIRKRLSELRDRLGLHLPVYLMITKCDLVPGFEPFFADLSTRAREQVWGATLPTDARIDGLAIERESKALLGRLENRVAGRMAEDAGLPERADIFRFPAQMARVEAPLRALIDTVFGESRYEDSPWLRGFYFTSATQEGSPIDRLVGELSSAFGLASEPPRRRAHGETRSYFLRELLSDVIFPEAGLGLFDRAAEERRKWLWRGSLAGAALVTVVAGLVFLYSYLRYSGGVADQARLIADLSGRLANVAARQAPTDPLDLDLALEAATISAAAETQVATNALTLAGPTAAPELARAHRIAYDRTLRNVLEPRMVALLEATMWREARDPEFLLGALKAYYMVTGLAPYDREFLTSWWQNNLPEHAAIEVFPTEAAFDHQMAALDRLAGEETKIAHDPELVATALQSICTIPLAVRAYGALRQDPTVMGLADWIPAEKAGPNATRVLTRLSEKTLRVGLPGAFTYEGFHNIVLPLIPDVAAQAALDRAVFAGGCAESSDASVATLETDIVKLYGDDFIAQWDGFLQDVRLAPITDLQTATANLKDLASADSTLKRLLRAVVAETDLTRVEEEAAEGGTEVPKGVISKVAKRLGKVGKLAKKGAKFAKTSGGDGEAAPVPGAEIAAHFVDFKAMIEEVDGAPPLIGDAELALGALANELQTVAASPDPEAALLARGGLPELTGQVANVARTLPSPVNDWMAGLAADTIGVTREAVVAQLNARWRADVLPFCLSATAARYPFDQTSRIDVNVADFQRLFGPGGLIDAFTNELLLPYVDTTVRPWTWRADLGLDAARLQPFEKARSIRDGLFPGGAGPVMAFTLEPKDLSANASRVTLNVDGQQLVFFNAAARPMPMTWPGPDGTNLISLSFTPVDGTAEAISSETGSWAWLRMIRGRLRPTELPEKFRLNLSLGGFSADYELLAASVENPFDLSMFGNFRCPESF; from the coding sequence ATGCGCCTGCTCAAAGCCATCTTCGGTTTCCTCATCTCCCGGCGCTTCTGGACTTTCGTGGGCGTCGTCATCCTTTGCATGCTAGTCTGGCTCTTCGGCCCCCTCGTTTCGGTCGGCGAGACAGCGCCTCTGGCCGACGAGCGTGTGCGGCTGATTGTGATCGGCGTGATCGTGATCCTGTGGCTTCTGTCGATCCTGATCGCGCTCATTCGCGCCGCCCGCCGCAACCAGATGTTCGTGACCGAACTGGCCCAGCCACAGCCCGTGGCCGAACCCACGGCAGGCGAGGCAAACGTCGCCGAGGTCAGCACGAAGTTCCAGTCGGTGCTTTCACAGATGAAGCGGTCAAAGCTTGGCGGCCGGAAGTTCCTGCGCGACATGCCGTGGTACCTGATGATCGGACCGCCCGGCACTGGCAAGACGACTGCGCTCAAGCAATCAGGTTTACATTTCCCCATCGACCTAAGTGACGACATCAAGGGCGTTGGCGGAACGCGCAACTGCGACTGGTTCTTCACCGACGAGGCGGTTCTGGTCGACACGGCGGGCCGCTATGTCCAGCAGGCTTCCGACCCCGAGGTCGATGCAGCCGAATGGAACGGCTTTCTCGACATGCTTAAGAAGCATCGCGGGCGGCGGGCGCTGAACGGCGTCATCGTCGCGCTTTCTCTGCGCGAGCTTCTGGGGCCCGAGGCGCCGCTTCAGGCCCATGGCCGCGAGATTCGCAAGCGGCTCTCCGAGTTGCGCGACAGGCTCGGGCTGCACCTGCCCGTCTACCTAATGATCACCAAGTGCGATCTTGTGCCGGGGTTCGAACCCTTCTTCGCCGACCTCTCGACCCGCGCCCGCGAACAGGTCTGGGGCGCGACCCTGCCCACCGACGCCCGCATCGACGGCCTCGCGATCGAGCGCGAGTCCAAGGCGCTACTCGGCCGGCTAGAGAACCGCGTTGCGGGCCGGATGGCCGAGGATGCGGGCCTGCCCGAGCGTGCCGACATTTTCCGTTTCCCCGCCCAGATGGCCCGAGTCGAGGCGCCGCTCAGGGCGCTTATCGACACCGTCTTCGGCGAAAGCCGCTACGAGGACAGCCCCTGGCTGCGCGGCTTCTACTTCACATCGGCGACACAGGAAGGCTCGCCCATCGATCGCCTTGTGGGTGAACTCTCCTCGGCCTTTGGCCTCGCCTCCGAGCCGCCCCGCCGCCGCGCCCACGGCGAAACCCGGTCGTACTTCCTGCGCGAGCTTCTCTCGGACGTGATCTTCCCCGAGGCCGGTCTAGGCCTCTTCGACCGGGCCGCCGAAGAACGGCGGAAATGGCTCTGGCGCGGATCGCTCGCGGGTGCCGCGCTGGTCACGGTCGTGGCGGGGCTTGTCTTCCTCTACTCCTACCTGCGCTATTCGGGTGGCGTCGCCGATCAGGCGCGGCTCATCGCCGATCTCTCGGGCCGGCTCGCCAATGTCGCCGCCCGCCAGGCGCCGACCGACCCGCTTGACCTCGACCTCGCGCTCGAAGCTGCGACCATTTCCGCCGCCGCCGAGACGCAGGTCGCGACCAACGCTCTGACACTTGCTGGTCCTACCGCCGCGCCGGAACTCGCCCGAGCCCACCGGATCGCCTACGACCGCACGCTCCGCAACGTGCTCGAGCCGCGCATGGTGGCACTTCTCGAGGCGACGATGTGGCGCGAGGCGCGCGACCCCGAATTCCTGCTCGGCGCGCTCAAGGCCTATTACATGGTGACAGGTCTTGCGCCTTATGACCGCGAGTTCCTGACCTCCTGGTGGCAAAACAACCTTCCTGAACATGCCGCGATTGAAGTGTTCCCGACCGAGGCCGCGTTCGACCACCAGATGGCCGCGCTCGACCGGCTCGCAGGCGAAGAGACCAAGATCGCGCACGACCCGGAACTGGTCGCGACCGCGCTCCAGTCGATCTGCACGATCCCGCTCGCGGTACGGGCCTACGGGGCGCTCCGGCAGGACCCGACTGTCATGGGGCTCGCCGACTGGATCCCGGCCGAAAAGGCTGGACCGAACGCCACACGCGTGCTGACGCGGCTGTCGGAAAAGACCCTGCGGGTCGGCCTGCCCGGCGCCTTCACCTACGAGGGATTTCACAACATCGTCCTGCCGCTCATTCCCGACGTTGCCGCCCAGGCCGCGCTCGACCGGGCGGTGTTCGCCGGCGGCTGCGCCGAAAGCTCCGACGCCTCGGTCGCCACGCTCGAAACTGATATCGTGAAGCTCTACGGGGACGATTTCATCGCCCAGTGGGACGGGTTCCTTCAAGACGTGCGGCTCGCGCCGATCACCGATCTGCAGACCGCGACGGCCAATCTGAAGGATCTCGCCAGCGCCGATTCCACGCTCAAGCGTCTGCTCAGGGCGGTCGTGGCGGAAACCGACCTCACGCGAGTCGAGGAGGAGGCGGCCGAGGGTGGGACGGAGGTGCCGAAAGGTGTCATAAGCAAGGTCGCGAAGCGGCTCGGCAAGGTCGGCAAGCTCGCCAAGAAGGGCGCGAAGTTCGCCAAGACTTCCGGAGGGGACGGCGAGGCCGCGCCGGTTCCGGGCGCCGAGATCGCCGCGCATTTCGTCGACTTCAAGGCGATGATCGAAGAGGTCGACGGCGCGCCGCCCCTGATCGGCGACGCCGAACTCGCGCTCGGCGCGCTGGCGAACGAATTGCAGACCGTGGCCGCGAGCCCTGATCCCGAGGCGGCGCTGCTCGCGCGCGGCGGGCTGCCGGAACTCACGGGGCAGGTCGCCAACGTGGCCCGGACCCTGCCGTCGCCGGTCAACGACTGGATGGCCGGGCTTGCTGCCGACACCATCGGCGTCACGCGCGAAGCGGTCGTCGCCCAGCTGAACGCCCGCTGGCGAGCCGACGTGCTGCCGTTCTGCCTCTCGGCCACGGCGGCACGCTACCCATTCGACCAGACCAGCCGGATCGACGTGAACGTCGCCGACTTCCAGCGCCTGTTCGGGCCGGGCGGGTTGATCGACGCCTTCACGAACGAGCTCTTGCTTCCTTACGTCGACACCACGGTCCGGCCCTGGACGTGGCGCGCGGATCTCGGGCTCGACGCCGCACGGCTTCAGCCATTCGAGAAGGCGCGCTCGATCCGTGACGGCCTCTTTCCCGGGGGCGCCGGGCCGGTCATGGCCTTCACGCTCGAGCCCAAGGATCTCTCGGCCAATGCGAGCCGGGTGACGCTAAACGTTGACGGCCAGCAGCTCGTCTTCTTCAACGCTGCCGCGAGGCCGATGCCGATGACGTGGCCGGGACCGGACGGCACCAACCTCATCTCGCTCTCCTTCACGCCCGTCGACGGCACGGCTGAGGCGATCTCGTCAGAGACCGGCTCATGGGCTTGGCTCAGGATGATCCGGGGGCGGCTGAGGCCGACGGAACTGCCCGAGAAGTTCCGCCTGAACCTGTCGCTCGGCGGATTCTCGGCGGACTACGAGCTTCTTGCTGCCTCTGTCGAGAACCCCTTCGACCTGTCGATGTTCGGGAACTTCCGGTGTCCGGAGAGCTTCTGA
- the icmH gene encoding type IVB secretion system protein IcmH/DotU yields the protein MAEKDDPFGLSNDAGRTRIRPVRSDRGQAGATARPVAPGTAQSHHDPQPVARGGPRVRHTRAHANPLVSAFAALLELAPELERADPPAEPETLRVRLYDNLIDARDAAVSAGVPLARADQAAWFVAALLDDIALNTPWGGQSGWPRQPLVTTLSGDVDAGTRFFDRLEELMRYAGRDPEMLELAYLCLGLGFRGKHRVQSGAGEAALMALRAQIARQLRDADAEGAELSPHWQGVAAPDEPRRFTVPLWTLGLAAAALITAIYMGLSIQLTTRAEGLFDLAERVPPADRAAIFRPVRDTVAPPPEIVVDTTFLELLPEFAAAAPPDRLQALRGREDAALAILAVQATAPEVFRSAKADINDVYRPLVASVARVIVENAEVIGGVTVIGHTDSVPVQRSNPFQSNQGLSEARARTIADLLIAGGVPSELVRSEGRADTEPLADNATRDGRAQNRRVEIRIEKRI from the coding sequence ATGGCGGAAAAGGACGATCCCTTTGGTCTTTCGAACGATGCCGGACGCACTCGCATCCGCCCGGTGCGCTCGGACCGTGGCCAGGCGGGCGCAACCGCCCGCCCGGTCGCGCCCGGCACCGCCCAGTCACATCACGATCCGCAACCTGTGGCGCGCGGCGGGCCGCGTGTTCGCCATACGCGCGCCCACGCCAATCCGCTCGTCTCAGCATTCGCCGCACTTCTCGAACTCGCGCCCGAACTTGAACGCGCAGATCCGCCGGCAGAGCCGGAAACGCTCCGCGTCAGGCTCTATGACAACCTAATCGACGCCCGCGATGCCGCAGTTAGCGCCGGAGTCCCTCTGGCCCGTGCCGATCAGGCAGCGTGGTTCGTGGCTGCCCTTCTCGACGACATCGCGCTCAACACGCCCTGGGGCGGGCAAAGCGGCTGGCCGCGCCAGCCACTCGTCACCACCCTTTCGGGCGATGTCGATGCCGGCACGCGCTTCTTCGACCGGCTCGAGGAACTGATGCGCTATGCCGGGCGCGACCCGGAGATGCTGGAGTTGGCCTATCTCTGCCTCGGTCTCGGCTTCCGTGGCAAGCACCGGGTGCAGTCAGGCGCAGGCGAAGCGGCGCTGATGGCGCTCCGCGCCCAGATCGCGCGCCAACTCCGCGACGCCGATGCCGAGGGGGCGGAACTGTCGCCGCACTGGCAGGGCGTCGCCGCTCCGGACGAACCGCGCCGCTTCACGGTGCCGCTCTGGACGCTCGGCCTCGCTGCCGCCGCGCTCATCACTGCGATCTACATGGGACTTTCGATCCAGCTTACGACGCGCGCCGAGGGGCTCTTTGATCTCGCCGAACGAGTGCCGCCCGCCGATCGCGCCGCGATATTCCGGCCCGTGCGCGACACCGTCGCGCCGCCGCCCGAGATCGTCGTCGACACGACCTTCCTCGAGCTTCTGCCTGAATTCGCCGCAGCCGCGCCGCCCGACCGGCTGCAGGCGCTGCGTGGTCGAGAGGACGCTGCCCTCGCCATCCTCGCCGTGCAGGCCACCGCGCCCGAGGTCTTCCGCTCCGCCAAGGCCGATATCAACGATGTCTACCGCCCGCTCGTCGCCTCGGTCGCGCGCGTCATCGTCGAGAATGCCGAGGTGATCGGCGGCGTCACCGTCATCGGCCATACCGACAGCGTGCCAGTCCAACGATCGAACCCGTTCCAGTCAAATCAGGGGCTGTCGGAGGCCCGCGCGCGCACGATCGCCGATCTGCTGATCGCCGGAGGCGTCCCGAGCGAGCTTGTCCGCTCTGAGGGTCGTGCCGACACCGAACCGCTCGCCGACAATGCCACGCGCGACGGCCGCGCCCAGAACCGGCGGGTCGAGATTCGAATCGAGAAGAGGATCTAG